The genome window CTGGGCGGCGGCCTCGGATGCAAAGGACCCCATCGCTATGGTCTTCTTGCTTGAGCCTGTTGATTTAAGCGCCTCCACGGTCACGCCACCCTTTGGATAAAACCTGTGGCTGCCTGTCTGGGGGGCGTCCAGCACATCAGAGGTATCAGGAAATACGACGGCCTTTACGCCCATCTCATTCAAGAGCATCTTTATGTGACGCATGTCAGATGGCTCCACAAATCCTGGTATGACATTTATCTGCCCTTTCTTTTGTTTAGCAGGCTCTGCAAAATAGTTCACCATGGACCGTGTCATGTTCGAGAAGCCTGTTACATGAGAGCCTACATAGCTTGGCGTATTGGTGTGTATGACAAAACTGCCTTCAGGTATAAGTCCGTCATCCTTTGCCTTGGCTATCAGGGTGGAAAGATCGTCACCTATGGTCTCGGAAAGGCATGTTGTATGCACAGCCACAACCCTGGGCTTATATATCTGAAAGATATTCTTTATGGCCTGCCGCAGATTGGCGCCGCCTCCAAAGACAGCGGTTCCTTCTGTAAATGAACTGGTCGCAGCCATCACAGGTTCCTTGTAGTGTCTCGTAAGATGACTGCGATGATATGCACAGCAACCCTGGCTTCCGTGACTGTGCGGCAGGCATTCATGTATGCCAAGGGCTGCATAAAGGGCCCCTATGGGCTGACACGTCTTGGCTGGATTGATCGTGAGTGCGCTGCGTTCTGCTATTCCTGGTGGTGTCATGTCTAACATGGCTTTCTCCTTCTTCTATGCCGCAAATTCGGCATTTATTATAGGTGTGCCTTTCCATGGGGGAGTTATATATGACCAGACACGGCTGTTGACCCTCATGTCAATATCTTTTGCGAAGTTGACAGCGCCGCGATAGCCTGCAAAAGGCCCTCCGTAGTCATAATTGTGCAACTGCTTGGATGGTATGCCCCATTTTTCAATAAGATACTTGTCTTTTATACCGGAGCAGATGATATCCGGTTTATATATCTCTATAATTTTCTCAAGCTCATGGTGACTTATGTCATCAATGACAAGAGAGCCGCTTTCCATCTCGCCTATCATCCCTTCATAGTATGAAAGGAATTTCTCC of Dissulfurimicrobium hydrothermale contains these proteins:
- the nifK gene encoding nitrogenase molybdenum-iron protein subunit beta, with protein sequence MLDMTPPGIAERSALTINPAKTCQPIGALYAALGIHECLPHSHGSQGCCAYHRSHLTRHYKEPVMAATSSFTEGTAVFGGGANLRQAIKNIFQIYKPRVVAVHTTCLSETIGDDLSTLIAKAKDDGLIPEGSFVIHTNTPSYVGSHVTGFSNMTRSMVNYFAEPAKQKKGQINVIPGFVEPSDMRHIKMLLNEMGVKAVVFPDTSDVLDAPQTGSHRFYPKGGVTVEALKSTGSSKKTIAMGSFASEAAAQALMVKADVPYDLIDLPIGIAATDRFMQSLMDITGKEPSERILDDRGRLVDMMTDNQQYFYGKKVAVFGDPDHVISMTEFLVSMDMIPIHILTGTPGKRFEQRIREILKDVAPDARVKAAGDLFELHQWIKAEPVDLLMGNTYGKHIARAEDVPFVRFGFPILDRVGHSYFPVVGYRGAMHLMEKILGVLLDRKDRDAAEENFELIM